In a genomic window of Niallia taxi:
- a CDS encoding zinc metallopeptidase — protein sequence MFLIYFLIILIVPIFAQLRVRSAYKKYSKVNTSSHMSGREVARRILDSNGLYDVSIEETRGVLSDHYDPRSKVVRLSSDNYHGHSVAAAAIAAHEVGHAIQDQQEYAFLRFRHALVPVANIGSNFSWILILIGMFAGLSNFVLLGIVFMAAAVLFQFVTLPVEFNASSRAMDEVVGLGIIRNDEERETKKVLNAAALTYVAAAAVAVLELLRLILIYTGMQRSED from the coding sequence ATGTTTCTTATCTATTTTTTGATAATCTTGATTGTTCCTATATTTGCACAGCTTCGAGTGAGAAGTGCATATAAGAAATACTCAAAAGTTAACACATCTTCACATATGTCTGGCAGAGAGGTTGCCAGAAGAATACTAGATTCAAATGGTTTGTATGATGTTTCAATTGAAGAAACAAGAGGAGTACTATCTGACCATTATGATCCACGTTCAAAGGTAGTTCGTCTATCTTCTGACAACTATCATGGTCATTCTGTGGCAGCAGCTGCAATTGCTGCCCATGAGGTAGGCCACGCTATTCAGGATCAGCAAGAATATGCCTTCCTGCGTTTCCGACATGCACTTGTTCCAGTTGCAAACATCGGCAGCAACTTCTCTTGGATTTTAATTTTGATCGGGATGTTTGCTGGCTTAAGCAACTTCGTATTACTTGGAATCGTATTTATGGCAGCAGCCGTACTATTTCAGTTTGTGACATTGCCAGTAGAGTTTAATGCCTCCAGCAGAGCCATGGACGAAGTAGTTGGCCTCGGAATTATACGCAATGACGAGGAAAGAGAAACAAAAAAAGTTCTAAACGCAGCAGCGTTAACATATGTAGCAGCAGCAGCTGTTGCAGTCCTTGAATTACTTCGTTTGATCCTTATATATACAGGAATGCAAAGAAGCGAAGATTAA
- a CDS encoding sensor histidine kinase yields MKAKMLSLFSIWKDRKNLDVFKSTQYRLTVLYSGLLMLFLLLFIVVVYLLLYFTIFKEQERELKASAVQEAANIETYLTQTNQTSLVEFQYQKSLEKDVDQFFFYVVNTSGSLVLGDETISDSRSAILSKLAGWDPVENEIRTESIKVANISTERRFKNRDRGEEFHSSQTKETVRLLVAAQPIYQHGEEIGILYIGKEISFAYQLFKMLPFILLGIAILFMGVAIYISYYMSKKAMIPISKTFARQKEFVADASHELRTPLSVMLSSINAMEMTAEFKEEDYSHKLLVNMKNEVKRMAGLVGDLLTIARSDLENIELVNETFDYCPLASKTIDSLKTLAGSKQIKLNFHAPEGLIVRGDPQRFTQLLYILVENAIKYTPNGGEVLLALKAGDKELIVEVRDTGIGIEPEDQQRIFDRFYRTDKSRTRQIGGHGLGLSIAKWIVDSYKGTIRVSSEVGKGSIFTIRIPMQKGYE; encoded by the coding sequence TTGAAAGCTAAAATGCTGTCACTTTTCTCTATATGGAAAGACCGTAAAAATCTGGATGTCTTCAAAAGCACTCAATATCGGTTAACAGTGCTTTACAGCGGCTTGCTTATGCTGTTTTTGCTCCTTTTTATTGTTGTTGTGTATTTGTTATTATATTTTACTATTTTCAAGGAGCAAGAGCGTGAGCTGAAAGCGAGTGCAGTGCAGGAAGCAGCAAACATTGAGACATATTTGACCCAGACAAACCAAACAAGCCTTGTTGAATTTCAGTACCAGAAATCCCTTGAAAAGGATGTAGACCAATTTTTCTTTTATGTTGTTAACACATCTGGTTCTCTTGTTCTAGGGGATGAAACGATTTCTGACTCTCGCTCTGCTATACTAAGCAAGCTTGCCGGCTGGGACCCGGTTGAAAATGAGATCCGTACTGAATCAATAAAGGTAGCTAATATATCAACAGAAAGACGGTTTAAAAACAGAGACAGAGGAGAGGAATTTCATTCTTCGCAAACAAAGGAGACAGTCAGATTACTTGTTGCCGCACAGCCTATCTATCAGCATGGTGAAGAAATTGGCATTCTTTATATCGGAAAGGAAATCTCCTTTGCATACCAGCTCTTTAAGATGCTGCCTTTTATTTTGCTTGGAATAGCTATATTGTTTATGGGAGTTGCGATTTATATTAGCTACTATATGTCCAAAAAAGCAATGATTCCTATTTCAAAGACTTTTGCAAGACAAAAGGAATTCGTCGCAGATGCATCCCATGAATTGCGAACACCTTTAAGTGTTATGCTGTCCTCCATTAATGCAATGGAAATGACCGCGGAATTTAAGGAAGAAGACTATTCCCATAAGCTACTTGTTAATATGAAAAACGAAGTGAAAAGAATGGCAGGCTTAGTTGGTGATTTATTGACAATTGCGCGCTCTGACTTGGAAAACATTGAACTGGTAAATGAAACCTTTGATTACTGTCCGTTAGCAAGCAAAACAATTGATTCATTAAAGACACTAGCCGGTTCGAAACAAATCAAACTGAATTTCCATGCACCAGAAGGTTTGATTGTTCGTGGTGATCCTCAAAGATTTACACAGCTTTTGTACATTTTGGTTGAAAATGCTATTAAGTACACTCCAAACGGCGGAGAGGTGCTGCTTGCACTAAAAGCAGGTGATAAGGAGCTTATTGTGGAAGTTAGAGATACCGGCATCGGAATTGAACCGGAAGACCAGCAACGTATCTTTGACCGCTTTTATCGGACAGATAAATCACGAACAAGACAAATCGGAGGTCACGGTCTTGGATTATCCATTGCCAAATGGATTGTCGACAGCTATAAAGGAACCATTCGTGTATCAAGTGAAGTAGGAAAAGGCAGCATATTTACAATCAGAATCCCCATGCAAAAAGGGTATGAATAG
- a CDS encoding ABC transporter ATP-binding protein — MSERKTNIPPQQMGLGGGPKHFRGNMPVQRANNTKETCLRIWRYIGNQRKGLLLVVVLTMATAILNLLGPYLIGASIDKYIITRNANGLVLFCAGLLGVYICSSVTTWLQSYFMAAVSQNTVQGMRKDLFARLQKLPLNFFDRQSHGELMSRTTNDMESVSNTLNQSFTTLISSIVTLIGALCFMVSLNIWLTLLSFVTIPFVMFLTSKIAKFTRKYFTSQQQHLGELNGYIEETISGQKAVKVFHREEKVKAEFQDINVKLREASIRAQIYSGFIGPVMNVMKNSSFAIIAAAGGWMALEDMVTIGVVVSFLSYSRQFNDPINQVANQFNMLQSAVAGAERVFEIMDKESEYDEKQAVHDVQGIKGEVIFENVSFGYQEGHSILKDITLTAKPGETIALVGPTGAGKTTIVNLLTRFYEISSGRITIDGNELQSISKDSLRQRLGIVLQDAYVFSDTIRENIRYGRLDATDEEVEYVAQLANADSFIRKLPKGYDTVLTAEGGNLSQGQRQLLTIARAILADPSVLILDEATSSIDTRTEMQIQAAMGQLMKGRTSFVIAHRLSTIREADTILVLNGGEIIERGSHEELVVQKGFYYGLYTSQFKRVI; from the coding sequence ATGAGTGAAAGAAAAACCAACATTCCTCCACAACAGATGGGATTAGGAGGAGGACCCAAACATTTCCGCGGCAATATGCCTGTACAACGAGCAAATAACACGAAGGAAACATGCTTGCGGATATGGCGCTATATTGGCAATCAGCGTAAAGGATTATTGCTTGTAGTAGTCCTGACAATGGCGACAGCTATTTTAAACCTTTTAGGTCCTTATTTAATAGGTGCTTCCATAGATAAGTATATTATTACTCGTAACGCAAATGGTCTTGTCTTGTTTTGTGCAGGCTTGCTTGGAGTTTATATATGCAGTTCTGTTACAACATGGCTTCAATCCTATTTCATGGCAGCAGTTTCTCAGAATACTGTGCAAGGGATGCGCAAGGACTTATTTGCTAGGCTTCAGAAGCTGCCCTTGAATTTTTTTGATAGACAGTCACATGGAGAATTAATGAGCAGGACTACAAATGATATGGAGAGTGTCTCCAACACATTAAACCAGAGCTTTACAACTCTTATTTCAAGCATAGTCACACTTATCGGAGCATTATGCTTTATGGTAAGTCTGAATATATGGCTAACATTGTTGAGTTTTGTGACAATCCCGTTTGTTATGTTCCTGACTTCGAAAATTGCGAAGTTTACTAGAAAATACTTCACAAGCCAGCAACAGCACCTTGGCGAACTGAATGGTTATATCGAAGAAACCATTTCTGGACAGAAGGCAGTGAAGGTTTTCCACCGTGAGGAAAAGGTTAAGGCGGAATTTCAAGACATCAATGTAAAGTTGCGGGAGGCGTCTATCCGGGCCCAAATTTACTCAGGATTTATTGGTCCTGTTATGAATGTCATGAAGAATTCAAGCTTTGCAATTATTGCAGCAGCAGGTGGCTGGATGGCTCTTGAAGATATGGTCACAATAGGTGTTGTCGTTAGTTTCTTATCATACTCTAGACAATTTAATGATCCCATCAATCAAGTTGCCAATCAATTTAATATGCTCCAGTCTGCCGTGGCAGGAGCAGAGCGTGTGTTTGAAATAATGGATAAGGAATCAGAGTATGATGAAAAGCAAGCAGTTCATGATGTGCAGGGAATAAAGGGCGAAGTGATATTTGAGAATGTTTCATTTGGTTATCAGGAAGGTCATTCTATCTTAAAGGATATCACGTTGACTGCCAAACCTGGCGAGACGATTGCTCTTGTGGGGCCAACAGGGGCTGGGAAAACAACGATTGTTAATCTTTTAACGAGATTTTACGAGATAAGCAGCGGAAGAATTACGATTGACGGTAACGAATTACAATCTATCAGTAAGGATAGTCTTCGTCAACGGCTAGGGATTGTTTTGCAGGACGCTTATGTGTTCTCAGATACTATCCGGGAGAATATCCGTTACGGCCGTTTGGATGCGACAGACGAAGAAGTAGAATACGTAGCACAGCTTGCTAATGCTGACAGCTTCATTCGTAAGCTGCCAAAAGGCTATGATACGGTCTTGACTGCAGAGGGAGGAAACTTAAGTCAAGGACAGCGGCAATTGCTGACAATTGCCCGAGCAATACTTGCGGATCCTTCTGTGTTAATACTGGATGAAGCAACAAGCAGTATTGATACAAGGACGGAAATGCAAATACAAGCAGCAATGGGGCAGCTCATGAAAGGAAGAACAAGCTTCGTTATTGCCCACAGACTAAGCACAATCAGAGAGGCAGACACGATACTTGTACTGAATGGCGGGGAAATCATCGAGCGTGGCAGCCATGAGGAATTGGTTGTACAAAAGGGCTTCTATTATGGTTTGTATACTAGTCAATTTAAAAGGGTGATTTAA
- a CDS encoding response regulator transcription factor produces the protein MNILLAEDDLQLGELVEFMLKKKGSYNIDWVMDGEDAYDYAKASHYDILILDWMMPHEDGVSVCRRLRSGGYSGAILILTAKDAVGDRIIGLDAGADDYLVKPFEIDELLARLRALSRRNYAPILEEKLSIHEMHLNRLSQTISNGAEEIQLSPREFQMLDLLVQNRGQVLPREVILDRIWGLDADVSMKIIDATIKLLRKKLDLIGQQGFLQSIRGVGYKFES, from the coding sequence ATGAACATACTCTTAGCAGAAGATGATTTGCAGCTTGGTGAGCTAGTGGAATTTATGCTGAAAAAGAAGGGCAGCTATAATATTGATTGGGTCATGGATGGAGAGGACGCATACGATTACGCGAAAGCCTCCCATTATGATATATTGATATTGGATTGGATGATGCCTCATGAGGACGGTGTGTCCGTTTGCAGACGACTGAGAAGCGGTGGTTACTCAGGAGCAATTCTTATCCTTACAGCCAAGGATGCAGTGGGTGACCGGATCATCGGATTAGATGCAGGAGCAGATGATTATCTTGTAAAGCCCTTTGAAATTGACGAGCTGCTTGCCCGTTTGCGAGCTCTTTCCCGCCGCAATTATGCACCTATCCTCGAAGAAAAGCTGTCCATTCATGAAATGCACTTAAATAGACTCAGCCAGACGATCAGTAATGGAGCGGAAGAAATCCAGCTAAGCCCTCGCGAATTTCAGATGCTGGACTTGCTTGTTCAAAACCGCGGACAAGTTTTGCCAAGGGAAGTAATCCTTGATCGCATTTGGGGTCTTGACGCTGATGTATCGATGAAAATAATCGATGCAACAATTAAGCTTCTCCGTAAAAAATTAGATTTGATCGGTCAGCAGGGGTTTCTTCAGAGCATTAGAGGGGTTGGTTACAAATTTGAAAGCTAA
- a CDS encoding ABC transporter ATP-binding protein translates to MKKLMVYLKPYWKITLLAPLFMVLEVSMDLLQPILMAKIVNEGVIAGDLETIKRTGGLMILVAFIGLIGGAGCTVFSSTASLNFATDLRQSVFDKVQTFSFQNLDQFKGGSLITRLTADIVQLQMFIMTVLRSIRSPLLTIGSVIMAFTISFKLAIIFAVTIPILFIVLYFLIRHAFPTYTVVQEKLDKVNTVLQENLIGIRVVKAFVRTDFENDRFGRVNGDYTNYAIKAARIVALNMPVLMLILNFSLVAILWFGANETWNGALPVGDLIAFINYVTQVLFAVMMIGMMMITISRSKVSADRIQEVLTTDSTLTDKLQADHQAVTSGEVVFDRVSFSYDGQSDVLKDISFVASPGQTVAILGATGSGKSSLVQLIPRLYDVTAGSVSIDGVDVRDISLGHIRTSISVVLQQTILFSGTIRDNITYGNSDAAQEEVELAAKAACAHEFIMSMPDGYDTMLGQRGINLSGGQKQRISIARALLVRPSILILDDSTSAVDLGTESRIQKALGELLEKSTAFIIAQRISSVLEADKIMVLEDGRICAEGTHEQLMKDSEVYQEIYRSQLGKEDVVYE, encoded by the coding sequence ATGAAGAAATTAATGGTTTATCTTAAGCCTTATTGGAAAATCACATTGCTTGCACCACTGTTTATGGTGCTTGAGGTTTCGATGGATTTACTTCAGCCAATATTAATGGCGAAAATCGTTAATGAAGGAGTTATAGCAGGGGATTTGGAGACGATTAAGCGAACAGGAGGGCTTATGATACTTGTAGCCTTTATTGGCTTAATTGGCGGTGCTGGTTGTACGGTGTTTTCAAGTACTGCTTCCTTAAATTTTGCGACTGATTTGCGGCAGAGTGTGTTTGACAAAGTTCAGACCTTCTCTTTTCAAAATTTGGACCAATTTAAGGGCGGAAGTTTAATTACTCGGCTGACAGCAGATATAGTCCAGTTGCAAATGTTTATCATGACAGTTCTTCGCAGCATTCGTTCGCCACTTTTGACAATTGGAAGTGTCATCATGGCTTTTACAATCAGCTTTAAACTTGCAATCATATTCGCAGTAACAATTCCAATATTGTTTATTGTCCTCTATTTCCTTATTCGTCACGCATTTCCTACATATACAGTTGTCCAGGAAAAGCTGGATAAGGTGAATACAGTTCTTCAAGAAAACTTGATAGGGATACGAGTAGTCAAGGCGTTTGTGCGGACAGATTTTGAAAATGACCGGTTTGGGAGGGTGAATGGTGATTACACAAATTATGCGATTAAGGCAGCCCGTATTGTTGCGTTAAATATGCCTGTTTTAATGCTTATTCTTAACTTCAGCTTAGTTGCCATTTTGTGGTTTGGAGCAAACGAGACATGGAATGGTGCCTTACCAGTTGGCGATTTGATTGCATTTATCAACTATGTGACACAAGTATTGTTTGCAGTAATGATGATAGGCATGATGATGATTACCATTTCCCGATCTAAAGTATCAGCAGACCGAATTCAGGAAGTACTTACTACAGACTCTACTCTAACTGACAAGCTGCAAGCAGACCATCAGGCGGTTACAAGTGGGGAAGTTGTGTTTGATCGTGTCTCTTTCAGCTATGATGGACAATCGGACGTACTAAAGGATATCAGTTTTGTAGCTAGTCCAGGGCAAACGGTTGCCATTTTAGGAGCAACGGGTTCTGGAAAATCGTCACTCGTGCAATTAATTCCGAGACTATATGATGTAACTGCAGGTAGTGTTTCTATTGATGGCGTAGATGTCCGTGACATTTCTTTAGGGCATATACGCACATCTATTAGTGTGGTTTTACAGCAGACCATACTATTCAGTGGCACAATTCGTGATAATATCACTTATGGAAATTCTGATGCAGCACAGGAAGAGGTGGAATTAGCAGCGAAAGCAGCTTGTGCTCATGAATTTATAATGAGTATGCCAGATGGGTATGATACGATGCTTGGTCAGCGGGGCATAAATTTGTCTGGTGGTCAAAAACAGCGTATTTCCATTGCAAGAGCATTATTAGTGCGGCCAAGCATCTTAATATTGGATGACAGCACAAGCGCGGTAGACTTGGGAACCGAGTCTCGCATTCAAAAGGCCCTTGGAGAATTGCTGGAAAAAAGCACTGCATTTATCATCGCTCAGCGGATATCTTCTGTGCTGGAAGCAGATAAAATTATGGTGCTTGAGGATGGCCGGATTTGTGCTGAAGGCACACACGAACAGTTAATGAAGGATAGTGAAGTATATCAGGAAATATACCGCTCCCAGCTTGGAAAGGAGGATGTAGTCTATGAGTGA
- a CDS encoding SOS response-associated peptidase — protein sequence MCGRYSLISELAFLQAEIDFEFYEEISPRYNISPGQDILAVGYNNGRRVGSYLRWGLVPFWAKDEKVGFKLINARMESIDEKPSFRQAFQSRRCLIVSDGYYEWKKTEGGKRPFRFVMKDRKPFAFAGLYEVWKKEDDTQSLATCTIITTNANDITKDIHDRMPVILKKEDYNQWLNPKNVDYKQLKQLLVPYDTEAMIKYEVSTLVNSSKNDGEILTAPLNSK from the coding sequence ATGTGCGGCAGATATTCCTTAATAAGTGAGCTAGCCTTTCTACAAGCTGAAATCGATTTCGAATTTTACGAGGAAATTTCGCCAAGATACAATATATCACCAGGACAGGATATTCTTGCAGTAGGTTATAACAATGGACGCAGGGTTGGGAGTTATTTGCGATGGGGACTAGTCCCATTTTGGGCGAAGGATGAAAAAGTAGGCTTCAAGCTGATTAATGCTCGAATGGAAAGTATTGATGAAAAACCATCCTTCAGGCAAGCCTTTCAAAGTAGAAGATGTTTAATTGTTTCTGATGGATATTACGAATGGAAAAAGACAGAGGGCGGAAAAAGGCCTTTTCGGTTTGTTATGAAAGACAGAAAGCCATTTGCCTTTGCAGGATTATATGAGGTGTGGAAAAAAGAAGACGATACACAGTCGCTTGCGACATGCACTATTATTACCACGAACGCTAACGACATAACAAAGGATATTCATGACAGAATGCCAGTAATTTTAAAGAAGGAGGACTACAATCAGTGGCTTAATCCGAAGAATGTGGATTATAAACAACTAAAACAGCTACTCGTTCCATATGACACAGAAGCAATGATAAAATATGAAGTTTCAACACTTGTTAACTCTTCCAAAAATGATGGTGAGATATTAACTGCTCCACTTAATAGTAAGTAA
- a CDS encoding PspA/IM30 family protein, whose amino-acid sequence MGIFKRIKTIAKADINSLLDSMEDPIAMLNEYTRKMEQGLTSAQAALSRQIFVENKQAALIAQTKELIGLRARQAKLALEKGDEGIAKLAVQEKINLEQQLHLYEQQQLVLKDQKNVLKERFNELQVTYNELQHKKILLASRVNVAKSIKQIQKVSINFNADNIVRGIAKQEEKILYMEAEVQAGSYTSTHYSGYERTSFSYVSEDEITTEIVKLVAEKETL is encoded by the coding sequence ATGGGCATTTTTAAAAGAATAAAAACAATCGCAAAGGCAGATATCAACAGTTTATTGGACAGTATGGAAGATCCAATTGCCATGCTGAATGAGTATACCAGGAAAATGGAGCAGGGCCTGACCAGTGCACAGGCAGCGTTATCGAGACAGATATTTGTGGAAAACAAACAAGCAGCACTTATTGCGCAAACAAAGGAGCTTATCGGATTAAGAGCGCGCCAAGCAAAGCTGGCTCTTGAAAAAGGGGACGAAGGTATCGCTAAATTAGCAGTTCAGGAAAAAATCAATCTTGAGCAGCAGCTGCATTTGTATGAACAGCAGCAGCTTGTCCTTAAAGATCAAAAAAATGTCCTGAAGGAAAGGTTCAATGAACTTCAAGTGACATATAATGAGCTTCAGCATAAGAAGATTTTGCTTGCTTCCCGTGTAAATGTAGCAAAATCAATCAAACAAATCCAAAAGGTTTCCATAAATTTCAATGCTGATAATATCGTTAGAGGTATTGCAAAGCAAGAGGAGAAAATTCTCTATATGGAAGCAGAAGTTCAGGCTGGCAGCTATACATCCACCCATTACAGCGGCTATGAAAGGACAAGCTTTTCCTATGTGAGTGAAGATGAAATCACAACAGAAATAGTAAAGCTAGTGGCTGAAAAAGAAACCCTATAA
- a CDS encoding sugar O-acetyltransferase: MKTEKEKMLAGEMFNPADPDLSKERRKARTMVSMFNKTLETEGEKRTALLKELLGSTGENVHMRPNIRFDYGYNTYVGENFFANYDSTILDVAEVRFGDNCMLGPGVQIYTVTHPLHPDERNSGKEYAKPITFGNNVWIGGSAIINPGVTVGDNVVIASGAVVTKDVPENVLVGGNPARIIKHIEI, encoded by the coding sequence ATGAAAACAGAGAAAGAAAAAATGTTGGCTGGCGAAATGTTCAATCCTGCTGACCCAGATTTATCTAAGGAACGAAGGAAAGCAAGAACGATGGTTAGTATGTTTAATAAAACATTGGAAACAGAAGGTGAAAAACGGACTGCATTATTAAAAGAATTACTCGGTTCTACTGGAGAAAATGTACATATGCGTCCTAATATACGATTTGATTATGGATATAACACATATGTAGGAGAAAACTTCTTTGCCAACTATGACTCTACCATTTTAGATGTTGCTGAAGTGCGATTTGGGGACAATTGTATGCTTGGACCTGGGGTGCAAATCTATACAGTTACACATCCACTTCATCCAGATGAACGTAATTCAGGTAAGGAATATGCAAAACCGATTACGTTTGGAAACAATGTATGGATTGGGGGCAGTGCAATAATAAATCCAGGAGTAACAGTAGGAGATAATGTTGTAATCGCATCAGGTGCAGTAGTTACTAAAGATGTACCAGAAAATGTATTGGTAGGCGGGAATCCGGCAAGAATCATTAAACATATTGAAATATAG
- a CDS encoding pyridoxal phosphate-dependent aminotransferase: MKKLNKQNDSIRKGKAMKDLSSKIQGIKAAKVRQMYELSQGLDDVVSFVIGEPEFDTPKNIIDAAKKAMDNGETHYTPNAGILPLRVAVSKHFQEFDKVSYNPENEIFITVGGMQGLSLSLLILTNPGDEVIVSDPCYTNYFGMIEMNNAVPVTVPVFEEEGFNFTEERLRKAITPKTKAIILNSPSNPTGAVASTDTMEMIARLAIEHDIYVIFDEVYKYLTYDEPFFNIARISGMRDRTIIIDSVSKSFAMTGWRVGYCLAPKPIIAQMQKIQEFMLSCVNTPAQYAAIEALTGPTDAYTYMNEQYKERRSIMVERINQIDKISCLMPKGAFYVFMNIKETGLTSDEFALKLLHEQHVVVSPGDCFGSMGEGYVRLSYASSVDNIHKGFDRIARFIQDLTAKV, from the coding sequence TTGAAAAAATTAAACAAGCAGAATGATTCCATTCGGAAAGGAAAGGCAATGAAGGATTTATCAAGTAAAATTCAAGGAATTAAAGCTGCTAAAGTTAGACAGATGTATGAGTTATCACAGGGTTTGGATGATGTAGTCAGCTTTGTAATAGGGGAACCTGAGTTTGACACGCCGAAAAACATTATCGATGCCGCGAAGAAGGCGATGGACAATGGAGAAACTCACTATACGCCAAATGCAGGTATACTTCCTTTACGCGTTGCAGTTAGCAAACATTTTCAAGAATTCGATAAGGTCAGCTACAATCCAGAGAATGAAATTTTTATCACAGTTGGTGGAATGCAGGGGTTATCTTTATCCTTGTTAATCCTCACAAATCCAGGTGATGAAGTGATTGTAAGTGATCCTTGTTATACGAATTACTTTGGCATGATTGAAATGAATAATGCTGTGCCAGTAACGGTTCCTGTATTTGAGGAGGAAGGCTTCAATTTCACAGAGGAGCGTCTGAGGAAGGCAATAACGCCTAAAACAAAGGCTATTATACTTAACTCTCCCTCGAATCCGACAGGTGCAGTCGCTAGCACGGACACAATGGAAATGATTGCTCGGCTTGCGATTGAACATGATATATATGTCATTTTTGATGAGGTATATAAATATTTGACGTATGATGAGCCTTTCTTTAATATTGCAAGGATTTCAGGTATGAGAGATAGGACGATTATTATTGATTCCGTATCTAAATCCTTTGCAATGACAGGGTGGCGGGTTGGCTATTGTTTGGCTCCTAAACCAATCATTGCACAAATGCAAAAAATCCAAGAATTCATGTTATCCTGTGTGAACACACCAGCACAATATGCTGCGATAGAGGCATTAACAGGTCCAACAGATGCCTATACCTACATGAATGAGCAATATAAAGAGCGCAGAAGCATTATGGTGGAACGAATCAATCAGATTGATAAGATTTCGTGTCTTATGCCAAAGGGAGCGTTTTACGTATTCATGAATATAAAGGAAACTGGTTTAACCTCTGATGAATTCGCCCTTAAGCTTTTACACGAACAGCATGTAGTCGTTTCACCTGGTGACTGCTTTGGATCGATGGGAGAAGGATATGTGAGGCTCTCATATGCTTCCTCTGTTGATAATATCCATAAAGGCTTTGATAGGATTGCAAGATTTATTCAAGATTTAACTGCCAAAGTTTAA
- a CDS encoding sugar O-acetyltransferase: MKTEKHKMLNQEYYICWDEELTAEREKAKDLVYEFNSRKPSERMERNQIIQKLFHSVGENAWVESPFNCDYGYNITVGDNFYANTNCTILDCAKVTIGDNVLIGPNVSLYTPNHAMDAAERKAGYERSLPITIGDNVWLGGSVTIVPGVTIGDNTIIGAGSVVTKDIPAGVIAAGVPCRVIRPITEKDTVGLETTE; the protein is encoded by the coding sequence ATGAAAACGGAAAAACACAAAATGTTAAATCAAGAATATTACATTTGTTGGGACGAAGAGTTAACAGCAGAAAGAGAAAAAGCAAAAGATTTGGTATATGAATTTAATAGTAGAAAACCATCTGAACGCATGGAAAGAAACCAAATCATTCAAAAACTGTTTCATTCTGTAGGAGAAAACGCATGGGTTGAGTCACCTTTTAATTGTGATTATGGATATAACATTACAGTTGGTGATAATTTCTATGCAAACACAAACTGTACAATTTTGGACTGCGCCAAAGTTACGATTGGAGATAATGTCTTAATTGGTCCAAATGTTAGTTTGTATACGCCGAACCATGCAATGGATGCAGCTGAGCGAAAGGCAGGATATGAGAGGTCATTGCCTATTACTATAGGGGATAATGTATGGCTTGGTGGTTCAGTTACGATTGTTCCAGGAGTGACTATCGGTGATAATACTATAATTGGTGCAGGCAGTGTTGTCACAAAGGATATTCCTGCAGGTGTTATTGCGGCAGGTGTTCCATGTAGAGTCATCAGACCAATAACAGAAAAAGATACAGTTGGGCTAGAAACTACTGAGTAG